Part of the Drosophila kikkawai strain 14028-0561.14 chromosome 3L, DkikHiC1v2, whole genome shotgun sequence genome is shown below.
AATCAAGAAGTTAAGatttaaaaggaaaagtaTATTAAATTCAAGACCTCACCTTGTATCCCCTGTCTATGAGAATGGTAGACATCTTGTCGAAGGATATCTCCGGGAAACCCGAGTGTGCAAACTCCCCCCTCATATAGGTGAAGCCCAGCTCATTGACACCCACATCCGCATCGCCATGGTAGAGCTCATAGAACTTGCCCACCTTGAAGAACAGCACACAGTCGTAGTTGTCCGACTTGAGGACCCACCACTGGCGTACACCCGGCGACAGGCTGTTGAGGAACTTCTCCGGCACATGCAAAGTGCTGCCGTCGTAATCCGGATGATCTGGCCTTCGCCCCGCCTTGTCCTTGATTTTGTCGGGCTGCAGGAACTCCAGTTTCTGATGTGGCCATATCACAGGCTCGTCCAGGTTCGAGGTGCTGGTCACTATATCATCGTAGGCGGCATCCTTCTTGGCATTGCTCTGCAGGTTCTTGAGCTTCTCCTGGAAGGTGGATCCCTCGGTCAGCTCCAGCTTAACCTTCTTGGTAGATGGCTcaatgttattattattgttattgacGTTCTTGGCTTTCTTGCGCGACTTCTTGACCACGGGACTGTCTACGGAAGTGTCCATGTCGCTGGATTCCTCTACTTCCTCCTCaccgctgctgacgctgtcgTCGCTGGCTTCATTGGCATCCGGTTCGTAGTCGGAGGCGCCCTCGGAAAAGTCCTCCTCGGACTTGGTCTCTTCCATTTCCTCCTCGCTCTCCGATTCGGGTTGAATGATGCGCTTTCGCTTGTGCTGGCCATTGGTCTCCTGCTCATCCCCGGACATGGGCAGCTTCCTCTTGGCCGCCGGCTTAGATACCGCCTTTGGTGTTTCCACTTTCGGTTGTACATTCTTGAGGTTCTCCTTTTCGGTGGTGGTCTCTGGATCGGCTTTTCCGCTGGGCGTCAGCTTTTTCTTGTCGACAGCCGGCGATTTGCTGAAGTAATTAAACAGTGTGTTTGTGGGCGTTCCACCCACACTGGTGTTCAGCTTCTTGGACATGTTTATGGTCTCCAAATGACAGCCAAGGGTCCACAAAATCAGGATAAAGACGCCAAGATATGCGCCAAAAATCTGTGCAGGCTGCCAGATGTAGAAAGTCAACCCGCGAAAAGCAGCTGAATGGAAAGCGTTGCCAGGCGGTTCTTAAAACAGCTGTCAAGAAGTTAAGCCCTATATGCACTGCACAAAATAACAAGATGTTGACAGTCTGGCAAAGCCGGACCATTCTGTCCTGAGCCCtttagtgtgcccaggtgcctTGAAAGCGGTAATACAACCTTTTTAGCATTATAAATGAAAAACCCTGCGAGCACACAATCTTCTGTTTGCATTTtctaaaagttcacaaatttaagcaaaatattcattaaaacataataaaatgtCGCTAGCGGACGAACTTCTGGCCGACCTCGAAGAGGACAATGACGACAATGAagaggacgaggacgatgcGGAGATGGCTAACGCCGAGGAGGAGAACGTAAGGAGTAAACAAACCTTGCCGGTTAGCTTTTTTCACTTGGAGAACCCCCATTCCACCCACAGCTCCTGGCCGAGAAGCTGTCCAAGCCGGCTCCCAACCtgatggatgtggatgtgacGGTCCAATCAGTGCGGGAACTCTGCAAACTGCGCGACTCCGAGCGCCTGACGAATATCCTGCAGCAGATCGAACACTATGCCAGCCGTCAGAGGACCGCCGCCGAAATGTTGGGCTCTGTGGAATCCGATCCCGAGTACTGTCTCATTGTGGATGCGAATGCCATTGCCGTGGACATTGATAACGAGATCTCCATTGTGCACAAATTCGCCAAGGAGAAGTACCAGAAACGCTTCCCTGAATTGGACTCCCTGATTGTCGGTGAGATTGAGTATTTGCTGGCGGTCAAGGAGCTGGGCAACGATCTGGATCAGGTGAAGAACAATGAGAAGCTGCAGGCTATACTCACGCAGGCCACTATTATGATTGTGTCCGTCACAGCGTCGACAACACAGGGGTGAGTTCTTCTTAAGGGaatcttttaattaaattctttaaaatacattttatttttagaaccATGTTGACGCCTGCAGAAAAGGCCAAGATCGACGAGGCCTGCGAAATGGCCATCGAGCTAAACAACTTCAAGTCCAAGATCTACGAATATGTGGAGAGTCGCATGACCTTCATAGCCCCTAATCTTTCGATGATTGTCGGCGCCTCCACAGCTGCCAAGCTTCTGGGCATCGCCGGTGGCCTCTCCAAGCTCTCCAAAATGCCCGCCTGCAATGTCCAGGTGTTGGGTGCACAAAAGAAAACCCTTTCGGGCTTCTCACAGACACAGATGCTGCCCCACACGGGTTACGTTTACTACTCACAGATTGTCCAGGACACGGCTCCGGATTTGCGACGCAAGGCGGCAAGATTGGTGGCCGCCAAGTCAGTGCTTGCTGCCCGCGTCGATGCTTGTCATGAGAGTGTCCATGGGGAGATTGGGCTGCGGTTCAAGGAGGATATTGAAAAAAAGCTGGACAAACTGCAGGAGCCGCCACCGGTGAAGTTCATCAAGCCGCTGCCAAAGCCCATCGAGGGCAGCAAGAAGAAGCGAGGAGGCAAGCGTGTTCGCAAGATGAAGGAGCGTTATGCCCTCACAGAGTTCCGCAAGCAGGCGAATCGCATGAATTTTGGCGATGTAAGTGACTTGAGATTTtccttgatttttataaaacaattacTCCTTTTCCCCAGATCGAGGAGGATGCCTATCAGGGAGACTTGGGCTACTCGCGAGGAACAATTGGCAAGACTGGCACTGGACGCATCCGTTTGCCTCAGGTGGATGAGAAGACCAAGGTGCGCATTAGCAAGACGCTGCACAAGAACCTGCAAAAGCAACAGGTTTATGGAGGAAACACCACAGTCAAGCGGCAAATCTCCGGAACAGCCTCGAGTGTGGCATTTACACCCCTGCAGGGCCTGGAGATCGTAAATCCCCAGGCGGCGGAACGTTCCCAGACCGAGGCCAATGCCAAATACTTTTCCAACACCTCCGGATTTCTGTCCGTGGGACATCGAACCACCTAAGCCAAGCAAGCTTTCTACTTTTACCTATAAATTAAGCACTTTTATTTGGAGATTTGTCGAATGTAGAAGTAAAAGCTGCTATAAAGCTGCAAGAGAGATTCCAATTGTTGTTAGCTGAGCTTGCCCACCTCCAGTTTGCGCTGAATGGCCTCCCAGGAGTTGTTTAGCAGCACGGCCAGAATTCCGGCCACCGTGAAAACGCCGCCAATGATGGAGCAACAGTTTGTGGCAAAGTGCCCAAAGGAGCTGTGGATAAggccaataaaaattaaaatttaatatacaaaataggtttattttttgggattttaCTGACTTGCGCTTCTCAGCATATTTCACCATGAGTGGGGATAGCTCGTAACTGAAGAATATGCCTGGCATGCCCCGTTCGCGATCCGAAAGATCCTTGCGGTAGCGCGTCACGGAGAATTGATTCGTGTAAATGGGCTGGCCATCGCTGCCACCCCTCTGGTACAGTGTAGgcacaatttttaaatagtaatTAAACATTTCACTTTTGGATTCTGAAAGCAAtagcaaacaaaaaccaatTAGAAAACCATTTAAggcaaaaagtttaaaattccCGCTATATGGGCCTGAGCTTAGCGCCCTCTACCGGAAATTTAAAGCACTTCACCCAGTGGCCCAGGGCTGGACAACAAGATGGCAGCTCCGATTGCAAAGGACTATACACAagatatattcatttattaataatatataaatatataatttaaatggaaataaaatgataaattaaaaactatattttgttcacaaaaaaaaagcaaaacaaccAATAACATCAATCTATCTCCTTTTTAAATAACGTCATTACTATCGATACTGTCATCGAAGTTCTCGCATCCCTAGCCGATCACATCGACACGCGACGTTCGACAAGTCcggaaaataaatagaaaatttcccaaagtTGACGAACTTTTCGGCATTATCTACTTTTAATCCGGACGCGAGTCGAGGCGTGAAGCTTGGTGGAGCATCAGACCAGTCAGACGGAACAGAGCAAGCGGAAACAAAGGATACAATTGAAAGATGCCACTGCCCTCGAGCTCGTTCTCCCAGCAGGGACCCACCTGCTTCGACAAGATGAAGACGGGCTTCATTATTGGTTTCTGCGTGGGCATGGCCAGCGGAGCCCTCTTCGGTGGCTTCTCCGCACTCAGGTGGGTTGTGTTAGACTTCGCACCCTGTAGATGGGGGCACTCCGCCGGCGTGACGCAAGGCGGAGAGGTCATTATGTAATTTATGCCGGCTAACAACTAACTAATGaaccgaaactgaaacttCACAGATACGGACTGCGCGGCCGGGAGCTTATCAACAATGTGGGCAAGGTGATGGTCCAGGGCGGCGGTACATTCGGCACGTTCATGGCCATTGGCACTGGGATACGCTGCTGATCCGCCTTCAGCCGGCATTTTCAATTAGTTACTAAAAAACCCAACCTAAACCTTACTCCAATCTTGTTTAAATTACGCTAagttattttcaataataagAGATGTTAACCGAAGTCGAGTTACGTGTGTTGACTTACCCGCGACATCCACGCGTAGTCCATCCAATGGGTGGGTTTTGGCAAACTCAATCTTCTCGCCAAAGGACAAGTGATTGATGGTGTGCGATAGCTTAACGTTGCTAAACTGGAAGTCATGGATGTGAAACTGACGAATGGAGAAGCTCTTCCCGGGGGCAAAGTGAAAACTGCCGGCCATGCGATTCACCTCCAGGTGGCCCTGGATGCGGCAACCCTCCTTGAAAGCGTCCTCATCGCTGCGCTTGTACTTTCCCTTGCACTGCTCGATCTTGTCCACTTGGACGTTCCACTTGCGCAGCCGGTAGGCGTCAAGCACCTCATCGCAGGTGttgcagcagctggaggaAGAGGATTACATTAAGGATACAGATGTTGTTGAACATCATCCAGGTCTTACTGTGTGGCATTGTGCTCCGCCCCGTAGCAACTGCCACAAGTCACGTTCTTGTTGGGCGGCGAGACAGCCACAATCTCCTTGATGGGCGTCTCCTTCAGGGGCTCCCCATTGAGGTCTAGTCGGTGCTTGAAGACATCGTGATCCACCCGCAGGTGTGTGTCTCCCGAGGAGTCCATTGCATCCAGGGAGATGTAATTGCAGGCCAGGTTGTGCAGCGTTACATCCAGATTGATGCGCAGCTTGTGACCACGGGTGGTGTCCACGAAGAGCTCCTCATTCAGAGTGGGCTGTATGTAGCTGAGGAACTCGAGGAAGATGAGCAGGCTAATGATGCTGGTGCTAATTATCGTAACTGAAAAGTCGGGGGAAAAGCCGGTTGTTAGGTTTTTCCTATTGTCAAAATCAATTCGGAGCACCCACCTGCGGCGCCGCCCACTGTCCGCACGCTGAAGTCGTCCAGGGTCCGTGGATACGCGTCCAGGCGTCGCAGCACATCGGCGAACTTCATTTTAAACACAGAAAAACCCACGAAAAGACGTACTCTAAAcgtaaacaataaaaattacatcGTTTTTTTCTGGCGGCGGCAAGTGACGTGGTGCTGCGCGCCTTGCCAGATGGTTGCGGTTTGCCAGAAACAGCTGTTAGCGGGTGATATTATAGTGCTGCCGGACTAATGAAAAACTGTGGTCAACGGTGTTTCCGTTAAATTTGAAGATTTTAGAAGAGATTTTGAACTTATCGGGGAATTCCcgaaaatgtttataattttttcttaaatattaattactaCTAAAAACCTTGTAGAAAAAAAGATGTGTTTAATCTGTACATATGATCAGATTGCAGCCTTTTGTTAATTTTGCATtgttagaaattgaaaatctaTTAGTCACACGCTTGAAGGTGCAGTTTTAATCTGGATCTGGATATTAGTTagtattgatttattttataaatatattaaaaaaaattatatttagtttggaagtaaagtttcattcatcatttttcattttttgagttcattattattattattcaattttttgaAACTTGAAATGTCTTCAAATAACCTTTTAacgatttaattttattagttttcttagttttaatttgtctgaattttttttcttccttatCCTTCATTAACTGGCTACTTTTCCCCATTCATTAGGCATACGTCACGTTGGCCCGCCGATAATTACGACCTCCGCGGCGTTTGCCCGCCCTTTCCAATGGCCGCGCATAATGTTTAATAGTGTTGTCATGTCTTGGGGCTGTGGCTGCGCATACATTAAGGCCAAAGCTATCCCGTCCGCCATTCTTCGGCACCCTTAACCCGTtgctccggctgctgctgtggtcCAGGAGACCGCGTctaattttataatacatGTTAAACAGATGAAAGGTTAATTGAAAGGAACCACAAGTTTCGACAGCCCACGCTTGGCTTTTAAGGGGTTGCAACCCCCAATGCCCCCCGTCCTACTCTCCTTCGCCAAAGGCAAGAATAATAGGAGCCTGTGGGCACATCCCCAGGGGATTTTGGTTAGAGTTAAAAGTTTTcgcttaaatataaatcaccAAATGGCTTGCCGCTTGACTGATTGAAGCCAAAAACGCAAAACCAAACCCAAAACCCAGAGGCCCAGGCTGATGAACCCTGGAAATCCATGCAGGGTCACAAATAATTGCGTGTGTAGGTGTATAAGAACATGCCGCGACTTTGTGTAATTACCAATTAAGTTCAAGACCCGGCAGCTGACTTGCTCTGTTACTAAAGCACTCTTTAGTTGCCATTGTATCTCTTTTTTCTCGCCTTTctgacctttttttttttgcaattacCTGAAGGAGAAATCTGTGAAATCGGGCGAGGCAGGTGGAGCAGATGACAAAGATTAGCCAGCGgtaatttttcttatttctttcTAAATTGGAGTAAAGGGATTGGGAAGGGTATGAGATGGATTATATGACTGAAGGATAATTATTTGAAGGTTCTGAGgattttatattatcattgaaatatatgaggaTTTTGGATCTATTGCAATTGCgtcaaaaagtatgctataaaaCATTACATACCTTGAAAATCCTTGAAAAACATAATTATAGGAAAATTATCAATTATTTCAACGATTTAGACTTTAATATCTATAAATTACTGCCTCTCcctttcttaaaaatataattctgTATTTTTTCCTTTCATCCATGAAAGGTCATAGTCCTTTTCCTTTATATTAGACCGACTTATGGCCACAGGGCATTCGGGTTTTTGCCATGGCATCATTTCGGCCATTTGCCTCGACGCCACCCACCATAACACCCAGTCACCCAACCACCTTTCCCCCTGTTCTTATCTCCCCGCTAATTTGCATTTCTAACCATTTCGCTCTAACCAATTCGCGTCATTTCTTATTTGAAACAATGAGCCCAACAGCAGCCAGAACAAATAACGGAGAAGGAGTCATTGTGCTCCGGCTTTGCAGGCAATAAAAGACTCCGGAGACAAAAGAGCCGGAGAGAGCGTGTCAAGAAACTTGGACCCGGACAGAGGATGGAGTGGGTGGCAGGAGGAGAAGGGTAAGAAGAAAGCAAAAGAAAAGGCAGAAAAGAAGTTGGCGTAAAGCAGCTTAAACAATCAGGACTGCCTAATGGATATTGACACTTTAATGCCCTGGCCACCAACTCAGGCTCCAGTTTGGATTCTGATTCTCTCTTTGAATCCAGCACtgaaaatacagaaaataagTATTTACTATAgggatttttgtttaaacataaatatagtggttaaataaatcattaaactCTTGATTGGAATATTTAAAGAGAGtctaaaaaaagtttattggaaaagttcaaacgtatattcatatttttctaCTTTTGTTTAGAGAATATAATTGCATAATTTGGTTTATATGAGAATTTaaggcttaaaaataattgtaaaataagcttttattttatctaaaaaattatataaaggtTCTGGCAACAGTATCAACAGAAAGTCATCCAAAAAACTCCGCAGgcctaaaaaaattaatcgTAAGTTTAGGATTTACAAATTTCCAATTACAATTTTGGAACAAAAAAGTGTTGGGATAGATCAGATATTAACaccataatttataataattaaattcaaacatTATTTACCTCagtgtaaattttaaattggtaaTACAGTGGTGGGGCATCCctgggagcagcagcaggatccATCCGTGCAGATGTCCTGCTCTAATTCGCTTCGGTTTTCAACTCCTTGGCGGCATACACATTTTTTTCCATGGGCCGCACATTCTTtggtttaaacaaaattgcaGTGCCGAAATTAATTATAGAGCCGCCGCACCCGGGccatatttaattaaacgtGGACATTTTAAACTTGGAACCAAAcggaaccgaaccgaaccgaaccgaactgTGCCGCCCAAGAAACGTGGAACCAAAAGGCGTAATTAATTAGTAGAGACGTGCCAAATAATTGCGGGCAGAAGTAACTTtttcccgtttttttttttgtcaggGACTCCTTTATTATTTCGCTGGTCAAGGAATGTTTCAATTACGTGTATTGCTGGGCTTTTTGgtggtcctgctgctgctgcaggactAAACTTTTGTGGGGGTCAGgtggaaattaattaaattagcaGGCGCACGTCATTACGGAAGAGTGTCGCACAAGgacttgaaatattttgtaacGTTGCCATTACCTTTTTGGCCGGCATTTCCTGTGTCACTCAAACCCCAAAAACGCCGTTCGAAAGCCCCAAAAATTGCCGAAAATGGGCGCTGTGAAAATTCGCATACATAACCTTACTTCCGCTGGCTAAAACCGAAAACGTCATTTCCGACAAATTAGTCCAGTCAACTGTGCCACGATATATTGTGCTGGGAAATATGTGCAATGTGAGTGGGtgtgtgaatgtgtgtgtggaatGAGCAAATTCCTGTGTTTCAGTGAAACGATTTCAAATCGCTGGCCACGTTTTAAGCATATTTCCTGGTTTTAGGATGCAAAAGCATTCGCTCTTTGCAGCTCCATTTGGCGACAAATGTTTCGAAAGCGTTTCGAAAATTTACCACTTTCCTGGCTCTTTATGGCATTATCATTTATGAGCAACCCATAATGGTTTCTTCGGCTCGTTACTTTTAATTGTCGCGCCtattaattgcatttgcaaTGTGTTATAATTAGTGGCGCATTATGGGAACCGTATTCTCCTTTCCCCCTGATATCAATCGATTTGTCCTAAATTGGCATCGAAAGGGAGGAGTGTGGGAACagatttaaaatgtaaatgtcaAATGAAGTTAATTCTGTAATATGAAAGGTATTTAATGACAAAGAATGGGTGGGCGGTCTTAAAGGATAATGGTTAATGGTTTATTTAAGGCTTTCAGAAAATGGGTTTTGAGGAGAATTTAAGTtctttaaattgtaattttatagtttaaattcaattcattgataaattattaagaaataagCATTTAAGCTTAGAGATCTCTAAAAACCAAGATGATATATCAGCAAATATATCACGTTTAACatcattttgaaaatattttacaggTAAATGTTATAGTTTATagcatttcattttaaaatattaatattaccaGAAAAATATTCgataaaatctatttaattCATCTGAAAACAGATTATATTTAACACATTTGTatctatgaaaatatatttatatttatttatatttaggaTCTTCTTGGGGacaattcaatatttaaaacagAATATAGATTTATTATCTTGCacagcaaaaatatttatttatatagcgGCCTTCGTGTCAATTATCGTTAATAGTTTTActgtattcatttatttttgtagcCACACTTTTAACTttcctattatttatttgtctcGGATATAgcgtttttaataaaataattgtaatgCATTGATTGTTAAGACTGAAAAAAAATGTGCAGCTTTTCCATATTTCCGGACTCTTTTTAAGCCCATCTGGAAATCGGTATGGTTCGATCCTTTCACAAGGCCATTGCCTGCTGCACTTTAACCATTTTGTGGGCTGGACCGCAACGACAATGGGTTCTTTTTATGCAGACAACGGCGGGGGTGAGAAATAGATGAATGGGCGCTCGCAACCCTTAACCCCCTCTTGTGTGTGGCCTCCTCGGGTTTTTCgcctatttttgtttattcgGAGAGtgcaaaacaatttttttttttttttcgcaaccGCCCGGGTCACGTCAACAGAAGTGCATACTTTTGTTGTCGCTggcgatgctgctgctgctgctgccgaccAGCAAcatgaaaaattatttacataaatatccGCGCTGTCAATTGTGTGTTGTGGCATGTAAAGTGACAGTAGCAGCGCAAAATGGCGTCTCTGCCACGGCCGCTGCCCTCAGCCTCAGTCGACGTTGTACGTGACTGCACATTTTTTTCGCCACTCGCAGCCCCCGAAATGTGGGCGGGGTtatcaaatgcaaatgcaatgtACATGTCgctgcagagagagaaataaataagcatattataatatattttcttaattaattattttatttaattaatctaGTGAGTTTAGagatcattaaaaaatattttttaacttttaagttaaataaacaaagtaattaaatacataaataatggtaatatagtttataagatttttataaattatattctacCCCAAAAACCCTCTTCAAATATCTTCTTTTCTTTAAATACAGCCCAAcatctttataaaataattttaaaatattttaaaatatttttaactgaaTTATCAACTtactaatttaataaataattaataaataataattaaataattaataatataattccaAATCTCAAAAATCTTAACCCATAAACCCTTTTTAACTCTCTTCCCTTCTTCAACCCCACCATCACCATtagtataaataataaatatttctccaaGTGTTTCTCAATAATGGTCTGTTGTTGGGGGTTGTGGGTGGTTTCAGCGGGGATGCGGTGTGTCAGTGGCGGTCAGACGTCAACGTTATGGCTGCcaaagttttcaattttccacTTAATTGCTTTCAATTAAGCAAAGAGTCCTCTTTAGTCCCCCACAcgaactcaactcaactcaacttgACTCGACTCAAGCCCGACCCACTCCCCACAACCCactctatatacatatgtgtgtgtgtgtgcttgtgcgcCTCGTTATGTCCGTTCAATTAAATTACACACCAAAGCACTACGCTGCACCAGAGTCCTGCGAGTCCTGCCCGTCCGTCAGCTTGCATCAGTCCAGCCCGCTCGTGTCACAGCCTCTGGAAAGGACCTCGCCGCATTGTTATCATTGTCAAGAAGCTGCAGTCCTGCCCCTGCTGGAAAAAACCTTTTTCAAACGGGTTGACAGTGGTTTAAGgtttattatacatatataacttGACCCCATGTCTTACCTAATTTCTGTACTTTCTAGTAGATTATCTAATTGGAAGTTATTTCTACTATTTACCTTTACAATTAAACCTTTTTGATCTAGTTACAAATACccaaaaaataaccaaaaaataaagccaGTTTTATGTTCGTTCTACCCAATCCCTTGTTGACCTTCTTTAGGCCACTGTGCCACCGTTTTCGCCCGCACCGTTGAGCTGGCCTTCTCCATgggtttgttgtttgtttgctggtctgtttgtttgtttgccggGGATGTTGCGTTGCTGCGCGTGTTTTTGACAGTAAGCGGGAGCTTGTGGGTGCCTTGATTGTTGCACTGTTGCCACCGTGTAGAGAGAGAACGGGGTTAAAGGTCATCGGAGAGCAGCGGAGCAGCGAACAAATGAACAAATAAACAAGCAGAGCGCGTTCCGGGTCCCAACTCCTTTGAGCCATACCTTATCCCATTGCACAATATGCAAAAGAGCGTGTAATGCGACTGTCTGCATTCCCAAATTCCCATTCCcagtttcactttttttttgtatttctcaCAGTGTATAGCGGTGCTGGGAATGGTAGATGCTTAAAGGGATTTCTTTAGtgcccaaaaaaaattaataaaattaattttctgggaaatttattataaaatattatattttgtagagaaatcaatgaatttttaaaataaataacctttttttaa
Proteins encoded:
- the Prp31 gene encoding U4/U6 small nuclear ribonucleoprotein Prp31, coding for MSLADELLADLEEDNDDNEEDEDDAEMANAEEENLLAEKLSKPAPNLMDVDVTVQSVRELCKLRDSERLTNILQQIEHYASRQRTAAEMLGSVESDPEYCLIVDANAIAVDIDNEISIVHKFAKEKYQKRFPELDSLIVGEIEYLLAVKELGNDLDQVKNNEKLQAILTQATIMIVSVTASTTQGTMLTPAEKAKIDEACEMAIELNNFKSKIYEYVESRMTFIAPNLSMIVGASTAAKLLGIAGGLSKLSKMPACNVQVLGAQKKTLSGFSQTQMLPHTGYVYYSQIVQDTAPDLRRKAARLVAAKSVLAARVDACHESVHGEIGLRFKEDIEKKLDKLQEPPPVKFIKPLPKPIEGSKKKRGGKRVRKMKERYALTEFRKQANRMNFGDIEEDAYQGDLGYSRGTIGKTGTGRIRLPQVDEKTKVRISKTLHKNLQKQQVYGGNTTVKRQISGTASSVAFTPLQGLEIVNPQAAERSQTEANAKYFSNTSGFLSVGHRTT
- the LOC108072782 gene encoding endoplasmic reticulum-Golgi intermediate compartment protein 3 → MKFADVLRRLDAYPRTLDDFSVRTVGGAAVTIISTSIISLLIFLEFLSYIQPTLNEELFVDTTRGHKLRINLDVTLHNLACNYISLDAMDSSGDTHLRVDHDVFKHRLDLNGEPLKETPIKEIVAVSPPNKNVTCGSCYGAEHNATHCCNTCDEVLDAYRLRKWNVQVDKIEQCKGKYKRSDEDAFKEGCRIQGHLEVNRMAGSFHFAPGKSFSIRQFHIHDFQFSNVKLSHTINHLSFGEKIEFAKTHPLDGLRVDVAESKSEMFNYYLKIVPTLYQRGGSDGQPIYTNQFSVTRYRKDLSDRERGMPGIFFSYELSPLMVKYAEKRNSFGHFATNCCSIIGGVFTVAGILAVLLNNSWEAIQRKLEVGKLS
- the LOC108072783 gene encoding reactive oxygen species modulator 1, with product MPLPSSSFSQQGPTCFDKMKTGFIIGFCVGMASGALFGGFSALRYGLRGRELINNVGKVMVQGGGTFGTFMAIGTGIRC